A region of Synechococcus sp. MW101C3 DNA encodes the following proteins:
- a CDS encoding phage holin family protein encodes MSGDNHRRNDEGAGVGRMAAGRITALVASVMDLHVRIALQEADKEKRRLISGGLLLGAGISMVILATVASQLALVLWLQLGLAWGWIRSVLAVMALDLVLAGLFLRIGGQLTKGPYLPQTTAGLTKTTRAILGR; translated from the coding sequence ATGAGTGGCGACAACCACCGCCGCAACGACGAGGGCGCCGGCGTGGGCCGCATGGCAGCGGGACGCATCACCGCCCTGGTGGCTTCGGTGATGGACCTGCACGTGCGCATCGCCCTGCAGGAGGCCGACAAGGAGAAGCGCCGCCTGATCAGCGGCGGCCTGCTGCTCGGTGCGGGCATCAGCATGGTGATACTGGCCACGGTGGCCAGCCAGCTGGCCCTGGTGCTCTGGCTGCAGCTGGGGCTGGCCTGGGGCTGGATCCGGTCGGTGCTGGCCGTGATGGCCCTCGATCTGGTGCTGGCCGGGCTGTTCCTGCGCATCGGCGGGCAGCTCACCAAGGGGCCCTACCTGCCCCAGACCACCGCTGGCCTGACCAAGACCACGCGAGCGATTCTGGGCCGCTGA
- a CDS encoding M23 family metallopeptidase produces the protein MKRAADTGVRRSRQRPGRRRAEAGGGKALALLLALCCLTWATCGAVAAYESALPPRPLDVPAETPVADLGANEALPEHLLAVLQPGPQPHPEPLPLAAGTLPLPPPTPPPLLVPLGNSPVLAYPLAVPATELDPYGWRYSESRGRWRMHAGVDLIVPAESAVLAALPGTTRLVDDVSGYGLTVVIDHGDGWLTLYAHLLDVAVVPGQGVSSGERIGRVGQTGRATTPHLHFELRRQRDGRTVAMDPWPVMAAPLLAGAAAVGR, from the coding sequence ATGAAGCGGGCAGCTGACACTGGCGTGCGGCGCAGCCGGCAGCGGCCTGGCCGGAGGCGCGCCGAAGCCGGTGGGGGCAAGGCGCTGGCCTTGCTGCTGGCGCTGTGTTGCCTGACCTGGGCAACCTGCGGTGCTGTGGCTGCCTACGAGAGCGCTCTGCCGCCGCGGCCGCTGGACGTGCCTGCCGAAACTCCGGTGGCGGACTTGGGCGCCAACGAGGCGTTGCCAGAGCACCTGCTGGCCGTGCTGCAGCCCGGCCCTCAGCCCCACCCGGAGCCGCTGCCCCTGGCCGCCGGCACTCTGCCGCTGCCACCACCCACACCGCCACCACTGCTGGTGCCGCTGGGGAACAGCCCCGTGCTGGCCTATCCCCTGGCCGTGCCGGCCACCGAGCTCGACCCTTACGGCTGGCGTTACTCAGAGTCGCGTGGTCGCTGGCGGATGCATGCCGGTGTGGACCTGATCGTCCCCGCTGAATCGGCCGTGCTGGCGGCCCTGCCCGGCACCACCAGGCTGGTGGATGACGTGAGCGGGTACGGCCTCACGGTGGTGATCGATCACGGCGATGGCTGGCTCACGCTTTATGCGCACCTGCTCGATGTGGCCGTGGTGCCCGGGCAGGGTGTGAGCAGCGGTGAACGCATCGGCCGGGTAGGCCAGACAGGCAGAGCAACCACGCCCCACCTGCACTTCGAGCTGCGGCGCCAACGGGACGGCCGCACCGTGGCCATGGATCCATGGCCGGTGATGGCGGCGCCGCTGCTGGCTGGCGCGGCGGCTGTAGGCCGCTGA
- the smc gene encoding chromosome segregation protein SMC, translated as MVHINQVEFKHFKSFGGSLAISLEPNFTVVTGPNGSGKSNILDAVLFCLGLASSRGMRAERLPDLINSAVLRQGKAAETVVSVRFDLGDWQPDGTEEGLEAPAEGPWIQAGQREWTVSRRLRVAPGGTYSSSYSADGVPCNLQQLQTQLRRLRVDPEGSNVVMQGDVTRIVSMSARERRGLIDELAGVALFDSRIEQTRAKLDEVQERQERCRIVEQELLASRQKLERDCAKARLYQDLRQQHHDGRLQEQLLRFEQAQAQRADVTRRQTALTAQQDADRLAIAAAQEALEQNAQQLEALQAEVKALGEDQLLGVQAELAGLDSSNRELARQGERNQQEAEQLQQQRQALSRQQGELRQQQHALTGDDDRQELEAAEQACHNAEAAVNLSRRRLGEVAGRSGSWLEAQKRRSQQRSQLQSVIAPLLEERQQLAERLRQQQERLLELGAELEGGSGDDQELQQRRAGLETETLALQRTLAGQQQQAQQLAEALALQQRTRARLEQEQIGLERDIARLESRRETLQESRGTGALRLLLESGLEGIHGPVAQLGDVEERVRLALEVAAGARLGQVVVDDDRIAARAIELLKSRRAGRLTFLPLNRIRGGSSQAAPSSWSNPGGLVGRAVDLIRYEPVYGEVFRYVFGDTLVFEDLSSARQELGRCRAVTLEGELLERSGAMTGGSLQQRSDRLSFGSSGEHDEAEPLRRRLLELGESLVACRRQEAELGRQLEQLRPLLQGHQQRLAGLEAERAATERATGPQLERLRQLNERLAHTRAAEAADQQRHSEVVALLEAPQQQLAALEQEEAAAQGSGDSDRWQGLQQELESADAALHEARQHRDALLTARRERTLAAERLGHQLDALASEEQRLRQAVLALSEAHGQWRERQSEALQRRAALEAQQSALQERFGERRRARDEAEARLAAARLALQQQQWDLQRLQEELAALAEQERGLGLRLEAMQRELPDPLPELPAGVREAGLAALEQSQLRLQQRMEALEPVNMLALEELEVLERRIAELEERLEVLSKEREELLLRIETVATLRQEAFLEAFQAVDGHFRTIFAGLSDGEGHLQLENPEQPLEGGLTLVAHPKGKAVRRLASMSGGEKSLTALSFLFALQRFRPSPFYALDEVDSFLDGVNVERLAALIASQADQAQFLVVSHRRPMIAAATRTIGVTQARGAHTQVVGLPTAA; from the coding sequence TTGGTTCACATCAATCAGGTCGAGTTCAAACATTTCAAGTCGTTCGGCGGATCGCTGGCGATCAGCCTCGAACCCAATTTCACCGTGGTCACCGGGCCGAACGGTTCGGGCAAGAGCAACATCCTGGATGCAGTGCTCTTCTGCCTGGGCCTGGCTTCCAGCCGCGGCATGCGGGCCGAGCGCCTGCCGGATCTGATCAACAGCGCCGTGTTGCGCCAGGGCAAGGCCGCCGAAACGGTGGTGAGTGTGCGCTTTGATCTCGGCGACTGGCAGCCGGATGGCACCGAAGAGGGCCTTGAAGCCCCGGCAGAGGGCCCCTGGATCCAGGCCGGCCAGCGCGAATGGACCGTGAGCCGGCGCCTGAGGGTGGCGCCAGGCGGCACCTACAGCAGCAGCTACAGCGCCGATGGCGTGCCCTGCAACCTGCAGCAACTGCAGACCCAGCTGCGGCGCCTGCGGGTGGATCCGGAGGGCAGCAACGTGGTCATGCAGGGCGATGTCACCCGCATCGTGTCGATGAGCGCACGTGAGCGGCGGGGCCTGATCGACGAACTGGCGGGCGTGGCCCTGTTCGACAGCCGCATCGAGCAGACCCGCGCCAAGCTCGACGAGGTGCAGGAGCGACAGGAACGCTGCCGCATCGTTGAGCAGGAGCTGCTGGCTAGCCGCCAGAAACTCGAGCGCGATTGCGCCAAGGCCCGCTTGTACCAGGACCTGCGCCAGCAGCACCACGACGGCCGCCTGCAGGAACAGCTGCTGCGCTTCGAGCAGGCCCAGGCGCAACGCGCCGACGTGACGCGCCGCCAAACGGCGCTCACGGCGCAGCAGGACGCCGACCGGCTGGCCATCGCTGCCGCCCAGGAGGCTCTGGAGCAGAACGCGCAGCAGCTTGAAGCCCTGCAAGCGGAAGTGAAGGCCCTCGGCGAAGACCAGCTGCTCGGCGTTCAGGCCGAACTGGCCGGCCTCGACTCCAGCAACCGGGAACTGGCCCGTCAGGGCGAGCGGAATCAGCAGGAAGCCGAGCAATTGCAGCAGCAGCGCCAGGCGCTCAGCCGCCAGCAAGGGGAACTGCGGCAGCAGCAGCACGCCCTCACGGGCGACGACGATCGCCAGGAGCTGGAGGCGGCCGAGCAGGCCTGCCACAACGCTGAAGCAGCCGTCAACCTCTCGCGGCGTCGGCTGGGCGAGGTGGCCGGGCGTTCGGGCAGCTGGCTGGAGGCACAGAAGCGACGCAGCCAGCAGCGCAGCCAGCTGCAGAGCGTGATTGCCCCGTTGCTGGAGGAGCGGCAGCAGTTGGCTGAGCGGTTGCGCCAGCAGCAGGAGCGCCTGCTGGAACTGGGCGCCGAGCTGGAGGGCGGCAGCGGCGACGACCAGGAGCTGCAGCAACGGCGGGCCGGTCTGGAGACGGAAACCCTCGCGCTGCAGCGCACCCTGGCCGGGCAGCAGCAGCAGGCCCAGCAGCTGGCCGAAGCCCTGGCGCTGCAGCAACGCACCCGCGCCCGGCTGGAGCAGGAACAGATCGGCCTGGAGCGTGACATCGCACGCCTGGAAAGCCGCCGCGAAACCCTGCAGGAAAGCCGGGGCACCGGCGCGCTGCGCTTGCTGCTCGAATCCGGCCTGGAGGGCATCCACGGCCCTGTTGCCCAGCTGGGCGATGTGGAGGAACGGGTACGGCTGGCGCTGGAGGTGGCGGCCGGGGCGCGCCTGGGCCAGGTGGTGGTCGACGACGATCGCATCGCCGCCCGGGCGATCGAGCTGCTCAAGAGCCGCCGGGCCGGCCGGCTCACCTTCCTGCCCCTGAACCGCATCCGCGGCGGCAGCAGCCAGGCGGCGCCCAGCAGCTGGAGCAACCCCGGTGGGCTGGTGGGGCGGGCGGTGGATCTGATCCGCTACGAGCCCGTCTACGGCGAGGTGTTCCGCTACGTGTTCGGCGACACGCTGGTGTTCGAAGACCTCTCCAGCGCCCGCCAGGAACTGGGGCGTTGCCGCGCCGTCACCCTGGAGGGCGAGCTGCTGGAGCGCAGTGGCGCCATGACCGGCGGCAGCCTGCAGCAACGCAGCGACAGGCTCAGCTTCGGCAGCAGCGGCGAGCACGACGAGGCCGAACCGTTGCGGCGGCGCCTGCTGGAACTGGGCGAAAGCCTGGTGGCCTGCCGCCGCCAGGAGGCTGAGCTGGGGCGCCAGCTGGAGCAGTTGCGGCCGCTGCTGCAGGGACATCAGCAACGGCTGGCCGGCCTTGAAGCCGAGCGCGCTGCCACTGAGCGGGCTACCGGCCCCCAGCTGGAGCGTCTGCGGCAGCTCAACGAGCGCCTCGCGCACACCCGCGCCGCCGAAGCTGCCGATCAGCAACGCCACAGTGAGGTGGTGGCGCTGCTGGAAGCTCCGCAGCAGCAGCTGGCGGCCCTGGAGCAGGAGGAGGCCGCCGCCCAGGGCAGCGGTGACAGCGACCGCTGGCAGGGGCTGCAGCAGGAGCTCGAAAGCGCCGATGCCGCCTTGCACGAGGCCCGCCAGCACCGCGACGCCCTGCTGACGGCGCGCCGGGAACGCACCCTGGCGGCGGAGCGGCTCGGCCATCAGCTCGACGCCCTGGCCAGCGAGGAGCAGCGACTGCGTCAGGCCGTGCTCGCCTTGTCTGAAGCCCATGGCCAGTGGCGGGAGCGGCAGAGCGAGGCCCTACAGCGCCGAGCCGCCCTGGAAGCCCAGCAAAGTGCGCTGCAGGAACGTTTCGGGGAGCGGCGGCGCGCGCGCGATGAGGCCGAAGCCCGCCTCGCGGCCGCACGCCTCGCCCTGCAGCAGCAGCAGTGGGATCTGCAGCGGCTGCAGGAGGAGCTCGCTGCACTGGCTGAGCAGGAGCGGGGGCTGGGGCTGCGGCTGGAGGCGATGCAGCGCGAGCTGCCTGATCCCCTGCCGGAGCTGCCGGCGGGCGTGCGCGAGGCGGGGCTGGCGGCACTGGAGCAGTCGCAGCTGCGGCTGCAGCAGCGGATGGAAGCGCTGGAGCCGGTGAACATGCTTGCCCTTGAGGAGCTGGAGGTGCTGGAGCGGCGGATTGCCGAACTGGAGGAGCGCCTCGAGGTGCTCAGCAAGGAACGGGAGGAGCTGCTGCTGCGAATTGAAACCGTGGCCACGCTGCGTCAGGAGGCCTTCCTGGAGGCCTTCCAGGCTGTGGACGGGCACTTCCGCACGATCTTCGCCGGGCTCTCCGATGGCGAAGGACACCTGCAGCTGGAAAACCCGGAGCAACCGCTGGAAGGGGGACTCACCCTGGTGGCCCACCCCAAGGGCAAGGCGGTGCGGCGGCTGGCCTCGATGTCAGGGGGGGAGAAATCGCTCACGGCGCTGAGTTTCCTGTTTGCCCTGCAGCGCTTTCGCCCTTCTCCCTTCTATGCCCTCGACGAGGTGGACAGCTTCCTCGATGGGGTGAACGTGGAGCGGCTGGCCGCCCTGATCGCCAGCCAGGCGGACCAGGCCCAGTTCCTGGTGGTCAGCCACCGGCGCCCGATGATCGCGGCCGCCACCCGCACGATCGGCGTCACCCAGGCCCGTGGCGCCCACACTCAGGTGGTGGGTCTGCCCACTGCCGCCTAG
- a CDS encoding class I SAM-dependent RNA methyltransferase — protein sequence MTEPVAAVAVLPQGLEQQGAEELAQLGASDVRPLRRAASFRIEPAGFYRVLLEARLPFRLLRRLAVFPCAGADALYDGIQRAADWDHWLPPDASFRVDVTGSAPGLNHSHFTALQVKNALVDLQRQRHGRRSGIDLDHPDLSLQLHLGGGQAQLSVEAAGSSLHRRGWRAAMGLAPLKENLAAGLIACTGWDGQVPLADPLCGSGTLLIEAACLALARAPGLLDDANGQPQPRRFAIEGWPDFDPELWRQAVAAAACRRRTGLADGSPLAPIVGREQNADVLEQARHNAAAAGVAPWIDLQAGDVRDFQPPETPGVLVCNPPYGERLGADDDLEALYSDLGRLLKERCSGWSLWLLSGNAAHTGALRMKANRRVPVSNGGIDCRWLNYTIR from the coding sequence ATGACCGAACCTGTCGCTGCCGTGGCGGTGCTGCCCCAGGGCCTGGAGCAGCAGGGCGCTGAGGAGCTGGCCCAGCTCGGTGCCAGCGATGTGCGGCCCTTACGGCGGGCGGCCAGCTTTCGGATCGAGCCGGCGGGCTTCTATCGCGTGCTGCTGGAGGCGCGTCTGCCCTTTCGCCTGCTGCGGCGCCTGGCGGTCTTTCCCTGTGCGGGCGCCGATGCGCTCTACGACGGCATCCAACGGGCAGCCGACTGGGACCACTGGCTGCCGCCGGACGCCAGCTTCCGCGTCGATGTGACCGGCTCGGCCCCGGGCCTCAACCACAGCCACTTCACGGCCCTGCAGGTGAAGAACGCTCTTGTGGATCTGCAGCGCCAACGCCACGGCCGCCGCTCCGGCATCGACCTGGACCATCCCGATCTCAGCCTGCAACTGCACCTGGGCGGCGGCCAGGCGCAACTGAGCGTGGAAGCCGCCGGCAGCAGCCTGCACCGCCGCGGCTGGCGGGCGGCCATGGGCCTGGCGCCGCTCAAGGAGAACCTGGCCGCCGGCCTGATCGCCTGCACGGGCTGGGATGGCCAGGTGCCGCTGGCGGATCCGCTGTGCGGTTCCGGCACCCTGCTGATCGAGGCGGCCTGTCTGGCGCTGGCGCGGGCTCCGGGGCTGCTGGATGACGCCAACGGTCAGCCCCAGCCGCGCCGTTTCGCGATCGAGGGCTGGCCCGACTTCGACCCGGAGCTGTGGCGGCAGGCGGTGGCTGCTGCCGCCTGCCGCCGCCGCACCGGTCTGGCCGACGGCAGCCCGTTGGCGCCGATCGTGGGACGCGAGCAGAACGCGGACGTGCTGGAGCAGGCACGCCACAATGCCGCCGCGGCCGGTGTGGCCCCCTGGATCGACCTGCAAGCCGGTGATGTGCGGGACTTCCAGCCCCCGGAAACCCCCGGCGTGCTGGTCTGCAACCCTCCCTATGGCGAGCGCCTCGGCGCCGACGACGATCTGGAGGCGCTCTACAGCGATCTCGGCCGCCTGCTCAAGGAGCGCTGCTCCGGCTGGTCGTTGTGGCTGCTGAGCGGCAACGCCGCCCACACCGGCGCCCTGCGCATGAAGGCCAACCGGCGCGTTCCGGTGAGCAACGGCGGAATCGATTGCCGCTGGCTGAATTACACGATCCGCTGA
- a CDS encoding PRC-barrel domain-containing protein translates to MTSSIPPSADPAAAAPSDRLWLRSELMGTQVITRDTGRRLGVVGEVVVDIDRREVVALGLRDNPLTRFLPGLPRWMPLDRIRQVGDVILVDSADSLAQGFNPERYSKVINCQVISESGEQLGRVLGFSFDIETGELTTLVLGALGVPLLGEGVLSTWELAVEEVVSSGPDRIIVYEGAEEKLKQLGTGLLEKLGIGGPSWEQEERDRFRQTMVPVENQLASGQPSVQEQRRIQPATNRAVEPSVDQELEYVELERRRQEPLRQRRYLDDEEGESYGRGESRRFDRDDDRGFNREEGRGHGNDEVRGLGRPQDRDFIRGEESGYGNDQPGREPLEPLDPLPPRSERTLPLRERPLQARPDSRRRPPMAEDPVDVDVEPYRDEDVTDQAARRRRNDFEDPW, encoded by the coding sequence TTGACCTCTTCCATTCCTCCTTCCGCCGATCCCGCCGCCGCCGCACCCAGCGACCGTCTCTGGCTGCGGTCGGAGCTGATGGGCACCCAGGTGATCACCCGTGACACGGGGCGCCGCCTCGGGGTGGTGGGCGAGGTGGTGGTGGACATTGACCGGCGTGAGGTGGTGGCCCTCGGCCTGCGCGACAACCCCCTCACCCGCTTCCTGCCGGGCCTGCCCCGCTGGATGCCGCTCGACCGCATCCGTCAGGTGGGCGATGTGATCCTGGTGGATTCCGCCGATTCGCTGGCGCAGGGGTTCAATCCCGAGCGCTATAGCAAGGTGATCAACTGCCAGGTGATCAGCGAGTCAGGCGAGCAGCTCGGCCGGGTGCTCGGCTTCAGCTTCGACATCGAGACCGGTGAGCTCACCACCCTGGTGCTGGGGGCCCTCGGCGTGCCCCTGCTGGGCGAGGGGGTGCTGAGCACCTGGGAACTGGCGGTGGAGGAGGTCGTCAGCAGCGGCCCCGACCGCATCATTGTGTACGAGGGGGCGGAAGAAAAACTCAAGCAGCTGGGCACGGGCCTGCTCGAGAAGCTCGGCATCGGCGGCCCCAGCTGGGAGCAGGAAGAGCGCGATCGCTTCCGCCAGACGATGGTGCCGGTGGAGAACCAACTGGCTTCCGGGCAGCCCAGCGTCCAGGAGCAGCGCCGGATCCAGCCCGCCACCAACCGGGCTGTGGAGCCCAGCGTCGATCAGGAGCTCGAATATGTGGAGCTGGAGCGGCGGCGGCAGGAGCCGCTGCGTCAGCGCCGCTACCTCGACGACGAGGAGGGGGAGTCTTATGGCCGTGGCGAGTCGCGCCGCTTCGACCGCGACGACGACCGGGGCTTCAACCGGGAAGAGGGCCGTGGCCATGGCAACGACGAGGTCCGCGGCCTCGGTCGTCCTCAAGACCGGGACTTCATCCGCGGCGAGGAGAGCGGCTACGGCAATGACCAGCCCGGCCGTGAACCACTGGAACCCCTTGACCCTCTCCCGCCACGCTCAGAGCGCACGCTGCCCCTGCGCGAGCGCCCTCTTCAGGCGCGCCCGGACAGCCGTCGGCGCCCACCCATGGCCGAGGATCCCGTCGATGTGGACGTGGAGCCGTACAGAGATGAGGATGTGACCGATCAGGCCGCTCGGCGCCGCCGTAACGATTTTGAAGATCCCTGGTGA
- the msrB gene encoding peptide-methionine (R)-S-oxide reductase MsrB, whose protein sequence is MAPSDSAAASSPAPTPAEADQIWQQKLTPEQYQVARLGGTERAFTGAYWNNKQAGHYNCVCCGTRLFTSDAKYDSGSGWPSFWSGLDPKAITTVEDRSHGMVRTEIRCANCEAHLGHLFTDGPAPTGLRYCVNSASLDFEPKEGAG, encoded by the coding sequence ATGGCCCCTTCCGATTCAGCTGCCGCTTCCTCCCCCGCTCCCACCCCGGCGGAAGCGGATCAGATCTGGCAGCAGAAGCTCACGCCTGAGCAATACCAGGTGGCGCGCCTCGGGGGCACGGAGCGGGCCTTCACCGGTGCCTATTGGAACAACAAGCAGGCCGGGCACTACAACTGCGTCTGCTGTGGCACCCGGCTGTTCACCTCCGACGCCAAGTACGACTCCGGCTCCGGTTGGCCCAGCTTCTGGAGCGGCCTCGATCCCAAGGCGATCACCACCGTTGAAGACCGCAGCCACGGCATGGTGCGCACGGAAATCCGCTGTGCCAACTGTGAGGCGCACCTTGGACACCTGTTCACCGACGGTCCAGCGCCCACCGGTCTGCGGTACTGCGTGAACTCGGCTTCGCTCGACTTTGAACCGAAGGAAGGGGCAGGATGA